Proteins encoded together in one Legionella beliardensis window:
- a CDS encoding helix-turn-helix domain-containing protein: MSDLGKSILQGATEALEYAKGDQSKARGHVVKIPDGVNVVLIRDNLHMTRQEFADTFGFSIRTLEKWERGERHPEGPARAYLTVIAKDPAAVMKALNN, from the coding sequence ATGTCTGATCTAGGTAAAAGCATACTTCAGGGAGCGACTGAGGCCTTAGAATATGCTAAAGGCGATCAATCTAAAGCCAGAGGCCATGTTGTAAAAATTCCTGACGGAGTCAATGTAGTTTTAATTCGAGATAATTTGCATATGACCCGGCAAGAGTTTGCAGATACATTTGGTTTTAGCATACGTACATTGGAGAAATGGGAACGCGGTGAGCGTCATCCTGAAGGTCCAGCTCGCGCATACTTGACAGTAATTGCTAAAGATCCTGCTGCTGTAATGAAAGCGCTTAATAACTAA
- a CDS encoding aminoglycoside phosphotransferase family protein, whose product MIKQPEIIQETPWSNVICLTTSHGDVYLKQPAKLLANEASIIELLANQCKASVPNIIANNSDLHCFLMEDAGLTLRNYINEECKTELLCKAIKHFTAFQRSTEDNIKSLFRLNVPDWRLKQIPHLYRKIINDKKFLKADGMEDKELDKLNYLSPLITEQVYELSQYGICEAVVQPDFNTNNILINPETQQFTMIDVGELAISHPFFSLHNFLYQATIHHSVKEQDYVWNEMLNACIESWLNLGPKDKLLQGYELSRKLWPIYAACATYHFMHCC is encoded by the coding sequence TTGATAAAGCAACCTGAGATAATTCAAGAAACTCCTTGGTCTAATGTTATTTGCTTAACTACTTCACATGGCGACGTGTATTTAAAACAACCAGCGAAATTACTAGCTAATGAGGCTAGCATTATTGAACTTCTGGCCAATCAATGTAAAGCAAGTGTGCCTAACATTATTGCCAACAATTCTGATTTACATTGTTTTCTCATGGAAGATGCTGGGCTGACCTTGCGCAACTATATAAACGAAGAATGTAAAACGGAATTATTATGTAAAGCAATTAAGCACTTCACTGCATTTCAACGTTCAACTGAAGACAACATTAAATCGTTGTTCAGACTCAATGTTCCAGATTGGCGATTAAAGCAGATACCTCATTTATATAGAAAAATAATCAATGATAAAAAATTTTTAAAAGCTGATGGTATGGAAGATAAGGAACTAGATAAATTAAATTATTTGAGTCCGCTTATAACAGAACAGGTATATGAGTTATCTCAATATGGTATCTGTGAAGCAGTAGTCCAGCCTGATTTCAACACGAATAATATTTTAATTAATCCTGAAACACAGCAATTTACAATGATTGACGTAGGAGAGCTAGCTATTTCACATCCCTTTTTTTCTTTACATAATTTTTTATATCAAGCCACTATACATCATAGTGTAAAAGAGCAAGATTATGTATGGAATGAAATGTTAAATGCCTGTATTGAAAGTTGGCTAAATTTGGGGCCAAAAGATAAATTATTGCAAGGATATGAGCTCTCCAGAAAATTATGGCCTATATATGCTGCTTGTGCTACTTATCACTTTATGCATTGTTGTTGA
- a CDS encoding GNAT family N-acetyltransferase, whose translation MFNDIFIDETENLAINSVIKKGIMDYNAPFFGSNPSRPFTIYIKDPKSEVIAGLEGFYKGKYVRVNLFWVHEEFRQQGLGKKLILKLEEFSKKKGCCYIQLDTFDFQARPFYEKLGFECIGTISRWVEDRDCHFMRRTIP comes from the coding sequence ATGTTTAATGACATTTTTATTGATGAGACAGAAAATTTAGCAATTAACTCTGTAATAAAAAAGGGGATAATGGACTATAATGCCCCATTTTTTGGTTCGAACCCTTCACGACCTTTCACCATTTATATTAAAGATCCTAAATCAGAGGTTATTGCAGGTCTAGAAGGGTTTTACAAAGGAAAATATGTACGTGTTAATTTATTTTGGGTTCACGAAGAATTTCGTCAGCAAGGGTTAGGTAAAAAATTGATTTTGAAACTCGAAGAATTCAGTAAAAAAAAGGGATGTTGCTATATTCAACTGGATACCTTTGACTTTCAAGCGCGACCTTTTTATGAAAAATTAGGATTTGAATGTATTGGTACTATATCTAGATGGGTTGAAGATAGAGATTGTCACTTCATGAGAAGAACCATACCTTAA